Proteins from a single region of Candidatus Methylomirabilis sp.:
- a CDS encoding gamma-glutamyl-gamma-aminobutyrate hydrolase family protein: MRPRIGITSWHYRDDDERWEAVLEGYPRAVLEAGGLPLILPIPHAAPDLIEGYLEAIDGLILTGGADIHPSLYGQTVLERCGEIDEERDRFEVALVHAARSHDLPLLGICRGLQVVNVAMGGSLYQDLSYRQETDPTHQSSREQRGESAHAVTIMEGSRLIEILGVRELDVTSTHHQIIRDLAPNLTINAAAPDGVIEGIEGPGRFLLAVHWHPERMVARYPEQLALFRALVEAAEKSHRH, encoded by the coding sequence ATGCGGCCAAGAATCGGAATCACAAGTTGGCATTACCGGGATGACGACGAGCGCTGGGAGGCGGTGCTGGAGGGCTATCCGCGTGCCGTCCTCGAGGCCGGCGGCCTACCGCTGATTCTGCCGATCCCCCATGCGGCGCCTGACCTGATCGAAGGGTACCTAGAGGCAATAGACGGGCTGATCCTGACCGGAGGGGCCGACATCCACCCCTCCCTGTATGGGCAGACCGTCCTTGAACGGTGCGGTGAGATCGACGAAGAGCGAGATCGCTTCGAAGTGGCACTGGTTCATGCTGCCCGCAGCCACGACCTGCCGCTCTTAGGGATCTGCCGCGGGCTCCAGGTCGTCAACGTGGCCATGGGCGGCAGTCTCTATCAGGACCTCTCCTACCGGCAAGAGACCGACCCCACCCACCAGAGCTCTCGGGAGCAGCGCGGGGAGTCGGCGCACGCGGTGACGATTATGGAAGGCTCTCGCCTCATCGAGATTCTCGGCGTTCGAGAGTTGGACGTAACCAGCACCCACCACCAAATCATCCGCGATCTGGCACCCAATCTCACGATCAACGCCGCCGCTCCTGACGGGGTTATCGAGGGGATTGAAGGCCCGGGGCGCTTTCTCCTCGCCGTCCACTGGCATCCCGAGCGGATGGTGGCCCGCTACCCCGAGCAACTCGCGCTCTTTCGAGCTCTCGTTGAGGCAGCCGAGAAATCCCATCGCCACTAA
- a CDS encoding D-aminoacylase, with product MYDLVIRGADLIDGTGSPARRADLAVAGDRIAEIGRISPSSGYRVIEAAGLTLSPGFVDIHSHSDYHLLLQPTADSAVRQGVTLEIGGNCGYAAAPIWGSWLEERTATYRDLYGLDHAWQGVTGYFTRLEATGISENFGLLIGHNTLRGSAMGGANRPPSSQELRAMVEGARQGMAEGALGLSTGLVYAPACFSRPEELTAIAIAVREAGGVLTCHMRSEGDGLLEAIEEIVGVAEKAEIPLQISHLKTSGERNWPKLHEALQRIEEARARGLDVSCDRYPYTASNTGLQAVLPDWALEGGQRERTERLRNPAARVRIMQELTTHYPPDYWSRLMISEVTREENRCYEGLRVSEAAVRAATSSIDFVLDLLIAEQMQVDAIFFTMCEENLDTILQQPYAMIGSDSGCRGHEGPLSHGRPHPRTFGTFPRVLGHFVRERQVLDLPTAIRKMTWDPCRKLGLLDRGRVQSGCMADLVLFDAAIVSDRATYEAPIRYPIGIHHVFVNGVPVVEAGEHTDARPGRVVRRI from the coding sequence ATGTATGACCTGGTAATTCGAGGCGCTGACCTCATCGACGGGACCGGAAGTCCCGCGCGGCGGGCTGACCTCGCCGTAGCCGGCGACCGAATCGCAGAGATCGGGCGAATTTCCCCATCCTCCGGGTATCGGGTGATCGAGGCCGCCGGCCTTACGCTTTCTCCTGGCTTCGTAGATATTCACTCGCACTCCGATTACCATCTCCTGCTTCAGCCGACGGCTGACAGCGCCGTGCGACAGGGGGTGACGCTTGAGATCGGGGGCAATTGCGGATACGCGGCCGCCCCGATATGGGGATCCTGGCTCGAAGAGCGGACAGCCACCTACCGTGACCTTTATGGCCTCGACCATGCCTGGCAGGGAGTGACAGGCTACTTCACGCGACTGGAGGCCACGGGGATCTCCGAGAACTTCGGTCTCCTGATCGGCCACAACACCCTGCGCGGCTCGGCCATGGGAGGCGCCAACCGCCCGCCCTCATCGCAGGAGCTGAGGGCAATGGTTGAAGGAGCGCGACAAGGGATGGCCGAGGGCGCGCTTGGTTTGTCCACAGGTCTGGTGTACGCGCCCGCCTGCTTCTCCAGGCCTGAGGAGCTCACGGCGATTGCGATCGCGGTGCGGGAGGCTGGTGGCGTGCTGACCTGCCACATGCGGAGCGAAGGCGATGGGCTGCTTGAGGCAATCGAGGAGATTGTCGGAGTGGCGGAAAAGGCGGAAATCCCCCTTCAGATCTCCCACCTGAAGACCTCTGGCGAGCGCAACTGGCCGAAGCTTCACGAGGCGCTACAGCGTATTGAAGAGGCGCGAGCGCGAGGCCTTGACGTCTCCTGCGACCGGTACCCCTACACCGCCTCCAACACCGGGCTGCAAGCGGTCCTGCCGGATTGGGCCTTGGAAGGCGGGCAACGGGAGCGAACCGAACGGCTGCGTAACCCGGCAGCGCGCGTCCGGATTATGCAGGAACTGACCACGCACTACCCGCCTGATTACTGGTCCCGACTGATGATCTCCGAGGTGACGCGCGAGGAGAACCGCTGCTATGAGGGGCTGCGGGTGTCTGAAGCGGCAGTACGAGCCGCAACCTCCTCGATCGACTTCGTTCTGGACCTCCTGATCGCCGAACAGATGCAGGTCGATGCCATCTTCTTTACCATGTGTGAGGAGAACCTGGATACGATTCTACAACAGCCATATGCGATGATCGGGTCAGACTCCGGGTGTCGCGGCCACGAGGGTCCGCTTAGTCACGGTCGGCCTCATCCGAGAACCTTCGGGACCTTCCCGCGGGTCCTGGGCCACTTTGTGCGGGAGCGGCAGGTGCTCGACCTGCCAACCGCCATCAGGAAGATGACCTGGGATCCATGCCGCAAGCTTGGTCTGCTGGACCGGGGGCGTGTACAGTCCGGCTGCATGGCCGACTTGGTCCTCTTCGACGCAGCGATCGTATCCGATAGGGCGACCTATGAGGCGCCGATCCGGTACCCCATCGGCATCCATCATGTCTTCGTCAACGGGGTTCCGGTAGTTGAGGCCGGCGAGCATACCGACGCCAGACCTGGCCGCGTCGTGCGAAGGATCTGA
- a CDS encoding SIS domain-containing protein, whose protein sequence is MNNPAYYEAVVRLLSEIQHSQAEAIDKAADLIFSSLVADGVLHIFGSGHSHSVAEEAFHRAGGLVPVNTMTEPFLSPLTSPKKSGRLERLSGLAAILLDYHEPRPNEVLIIISNAGINPVPIELALEAKKRELTVIAITSLRHAQAVASRHPSGKRLFEVADLVINNFGEAGDGALTFPRLTAKVGPTSLVAGAFIVNSIICGVVERFIAKGLIPPIYLSANLPGGDEHNRQLEAKYKGRIKLLS, encoded by the coding sequence ATGAACAATCCAGCATACTACGAAGCCGTAGTTCGATTGCTTAGCGAGATCCAGCACAGCCAGGCGGAGGCGATCGACAAAGCTGCCGATCTAATCTTCTCATCTCTCGTAGCCGATGGTGTCCTGCACATCTTTGGAAGTGGTCACTCCCATTCGGTGGCCGAAGAGGCGTTCCATCGCGCTGGCGGGCTGGTTCCCGTCAATACGATGACCGAGCCGTTCCTAAGCCCGCTTACGTCCCCAAAAAAGAGCGGACGATTGGAACGACTCAGCGGCCTCGCTGCGATTCTTCTCGACTACCACGAGCCGCGGCCCAACGAGGTCCTTATCATCATCTCCAACGCCGGGATTAACCCGGTCCCGATCGAGTTGGCACTGGAGGCGAAGAAGCGAGAACTCACAGTGATCGCGATCACGTCGCTGCGTCACGCCCAGGCCGTGGCCTCACGCCATCCGAGTGGCAAGCGTCTCTTCGAGGTGGCGGACCTCGTAATCAACAACTTCGGCGAGGCCGGCGATGGCGCCCTTACCTTCCCCCGCCTTACAGCAAAGGTGGGACCGACATCACTTGTAGCAGGGGCCTTTATCGTCAACTCGATCATCTGCGGCGTGGTGGAGCGGTTTATCGCGAAGGGGCTTATCCCACCCATCTATCTCAGCGCCAACCTCCCAGGAGGCGATGAGCATAATCGTCAACTGGAAGCGAAGTATAAAGGGCGGATTAAACTATTAAGTTGA